A window of the bacterium genome harbors these coding sequences:
- a CDS encoding YceI family protein — translation MRVGSMLIGGLLITMLFAPSVAEGLGLIPTGTFEIVPGDSSIVFAVPDNRGGFSGRTTQVTGRVAVAAGAAGETYAARVAATIDTGTITTGNALRDASMRATFLQTRQYPVITFAGTVTATPGLGVHPFPAAVRGTLTIRNVTRDVEFAATVTALAHEYLADATTTIRMADYQIPYPRAFIFVARDPVTLTLHIRSRQPDGGGFPARRGAARRP, via the coding sequence ATGCGTGTCGGATCGATGCTCATCGGCGGCCTGCTGATCACGATGCTGTTCGCGCCATCCGTCGCGGAAGGATTGGGGCTGATTCCCACCGGCACGTTCGAGATCGTGCCGGGGGACTCCTCGATCGTCTTCGCCGTCCCGGACAACCGCGGGGGGTTCTCGGGCCGGACGACGCAGGTCACCGGCCGCGTCGCGGTGGCGGCGGGTGCCGCCGGAGAGACCTACGCCGCCCGGGTGGCGGCCACGATCGACACCGGGACCATCACCACGGGGAACGCGCTCCGCGACGCGAGCATGCGGGCGACGTTCTTGCAGACCCGACAGTACCCCGTCATCACATTTGCCGGCACGGTGACGGCGACCCCCGGGCTCGGCGTCCACCCGTTCCCGGCGGCGGTCCGCGGGACGTTGACGATCCGCAACGTGACCCGCGACGTGGAGTTCGCGGCGACGGTGACGGCGCTCGCCCACGAATATCTCGCCGATGCCACGACAACGATCCGGATGGCGGACTATCAGATCCCGTACCCGCGGGCCTTCATCTTCGTCGCCCGGGATCCGGTCACCCTCACCCTGCACATCCGGTCGCGCCAGCCCGACGGCGGCGGCTTCCCCGCGCGCCGAGGGGCCGCGCGCCGCCCCTAG
- the dnaJ gene encoding molecular chaperone DnaJ, whose product MARRDLYEVLGVSRSATGEEIKRAFRQLARAHHPDVSQDPQASERFKEINEAYQVLGDPERRTLYDRTGQIGSAGRDGGVSPFGGTPFEDIFDMFFGRERSAGGEPGPERGSDLRVRLEVTVEAAAAGTETQMTITREETCPVCFGTGAEKGGSAEPCATCRGVGQVRYSRRTAFGSFAQVTACPQCGGAGKVIRHPCPECRGSGRARARREITVKVPAGVEDGTRLRLQGEGEAGMRGGERGDLYVDLTIASHPVFTRQGRDLHCEVSISVTQAALGDQIEVPTLDGPAPLAIPPGLQTSSTTTLRGKGMPTLRDGRGDLIVHFHVVVPQDLTKEQVQLLQRFSALRGEDLKPPKKTLLGKFRTRHS is encoded by the coding sequence ATGGCGCGGCGCGACCTATACGAGGTTCTCGGCGTTTCTCGTTCAGCCACCGGCGAGGAGATCAAACGGGCGTTTCGCCAGCTCGCCCGCGCGCACCATCCCGACGTCAGCCAGGACCCCCAGGCCAGCGAACGCTTCAAGGAGATCAACGAGGCCTACCAGGTGCTGGGGGATCCTGAGCGGCGAACCCTCTACGACCGCACGGGCCAGATCGGGTCCGCCGGTCGGGACGGGGGAGTCAGTCCCTTCGGGGGCACCCCGTTCGAGGATATCTTCGATATGTTCTTCGGGCGGGAGCGCTCCGCCGGCGGCGAGCCGGGGCCGGAGCGCGGCAGCGATCTTCGGGTCAGGCTGGAGGTGACCGTCGAGGCGGCCGCGGCCGGGACCGAAACACAGATGACGATCACCCGCGAGGAGACCTGCCCGGTGTGCTTCGGCACGGGGGCGGAGAAGGGGGGATCGGCGGAACCCTGCGCGACCTGCCGCGGCGTCGGCCAGGTCCGCTACAGCCGCCGGACCGCGTTCGGGTCGTTCGCGCAGGTCACCGCCTGCCCGCAGTGTGGGGGGGCGGGAAAGGTCATCCGCCACCCCTGCCCGGAGTGCCGGGGGAGCGGCCGGGCCCGAGCCAGGCGCGAGATCACGGTGAAGGTGCCGGCCGGGGTGGAGGACGGGACCCGCCTTCGCCTGCAGGGCGAAGGGGAAGCGGGCATGCGCGGCGGCGAACGGGGCGACCTCTACGTCGACCTGACGATCGCGTCCCACCCCGTGTTCACGCGCCAGGGACGGGATCTCCACTGCGAGGTGTCGATCTCGGTCACGCAGGCGGCGCTGGGCGATCAGATCGAGGTGCCGACGCTGGACGGCCCGGCCCCGCTCGCCATTCCGCCCGGCCTGCAGACGAGCAGCACGACGACGCTGCGGGGGAAGGGCATGCCGACCCTCCGCGACGGCCGCGGCGACCTCATCGTGCACTTCCATGTCGTGGTTCCGCAGGACCTGACGAAGGAGCAGGTGCAGCTGCTCCAGCGGTTCAGCGCGCTGCGCGGGGAAGATCTCAAGCCTCCCAAGAAGACCCTGCTCGGAAAGTTTCGCACCCGCCACTCTTGA
- the holA gene encoding DNA polymerase III subunit delta, which produces MTRPAPPRRPAPPAPRARPGAATPTVYLLIGEEDWAAEAALGRILDDVLPAGERDLNLDIVDAGETPIQDVITRCETLPFFGSRRVVVVRRGEAFRVPDQDALADYLDRGSPPSVLVVVAEKLDKRRRLFGVLQRVGRVIPCDRLHPEALPAWIRARVEQAGKTMAPEATQTLAILVGGALRELASEIDKLTTYVGERTTITTEDVRAVASHVAEVTVFELMDAVGHRQAGRALRLLQVVLAEEAPVKVLFMLGDQIRMLLRGKALLERGADEAEARRVLGGRYWLWRQRRLQPQVAAFSRLDVSTVLQLLVQTDTEIKTGQKPPRLALETLIVGLCA; this is translated from the coding sequence GTGACGCGCCCCGCCCCTCCACGCCGGCCGGCTCCACCCGCCCCGCGCGCGCGACCGGGGGCGGCGACGCCGACGGTGTATCTTCTGATCGGCGAGGAGGACTGGGCGGCCGAGGCGGCGCTGGGGCGGATTCTGGACGACGTCCTGCCGGCCGGCGAGCGCGATCTCAACCTCGACATCGTCGACGCCGGGGAGACCCCGATTCAAGACGTCATCACCCGCTGCGAGACGCTCCCGTTCTTCGGCAGCCGCCGGGTGGTGGTGGTGCGCCGCGGCGAAGCATTCCGTGTTCCCGACCAGGACGCCCTGGCCGACTACCTTGATCGCGGGTCGCCGCCGTCGGTCCTGGTCGTCGTCGCGGAGAAGCTCGACAAGCGTCGTCGCCTCTTCGGGGTCCTTCAGCGCGTGGGACGGGTCATCCCTTGCGATCGACTGCATCCCGAGGCACTTCCCGCTTGGATCCGCGCGAGGGTCGAACAGGCCGGCAAGACGATGGCCCCCGAGGCGACCCAAACGCTGGCGATCCTGGTGGGGGGGGCGCTGCGGGAACTGGCGTCGGAGATCGATAAGCTCACGACGTACGTGGGCGAACGCACGACGATCACCACCGAGGATGTCCGTGCCGTGGCCAGCCACGTGGCGGAAGTCACGGTGTTCGAGCTGATGGATGCCGTGGGGCACCGGCAGGCCGGACGGGCCCTCAGGCTGCTGCAGGTCGTGCTGGCCGAGGAGGCGCCGGTGAAAGTCCTCTTCATGCTCGGGGATCAGATCCGGATGCTGCTCCGCGGCAAGGCCCTCCTGGAGCGCGGGGCGGATGAGGCTGAAGCGCGCCGGGTGCTGGGGGGGCGGTATTGGCTGTGGAGGCAGCGCCGCCTTCAGCCACAGGTGGCGGCCTTTAGCCGTCTGGATGTCTCCACCGTCCTGCAGCTCCTCGTGCAGACGGACACCGAGATCAAGACCGGGCAGAAGCCCCCGCGGCTCGCTCTCGAGACCCTGATCGTCGGACTCTGCGCTTAG
- the murJ gene encoding murein biosynthesis integral membrane protein MurJ, which produces MSTGPSEPATNQRASAAGGLARAAGVIAVSTIGSRGLGLIRDVLIAAFFGATSAKSAFVIAYSIPFFVQRLLVGGILSVVFIPSISELLVKGDAEETRQVVTSTLNLVLIIGLGMVVLGVLAAPILVPLAAPGYLRTNPSVLTTAVSLTRVMFVSMVFLALSGFVTGFLNAHHRFTAPAMAPLVFNLVIIASVLALGTRRGILGVAISFLAGWAAQFAVQLPTARRLGLRWGTTLNLGHPVLREMGRLAIPAMLGLAVIEINSNVARFFASFLPPKPGVDYVAVLDYAFTINQAPVGIFAISLATALFPTMARRAGGGAALLRETTSLGLRGILFTMMPMTAVMLALSGPIVRVVFQRGAFDPSATHAVALGLVGFAVGSVPYAAYYVVTRTFYALHDTRTPVRIGVYMILLNAVGDAVLMRWFGHTGIALATSLVAFANVGSLLVVLRRRLGGVDGAAVLGTAVRTGVAAAVLAGVALGTLQAVGRVVDVGRFSGAALQLLAALAVGGAAYLGVCALLGVRELALFGTVFRRNRGDAPTAG; this is translated from the coding sequence ATGTCGACCGGACCATCCGAGCCGGCCACGAATCAGCGCGCGTCCGCTGCCGGAGGCCTGGCCCGGGCGGCCGGCGTGATCGCGGTCAGCACCATCGGCAGCCGCGGGCTGGGCCTGATCCGCGACGTCCTCATCGCCGCCTTCTTCGGTGCCACATCCGCCAAGTCCGCGTTCGTCATCGCCTACTCCATCCCGTTCTTCGTTCAGCGACTGCTGGTGGGGGGGATCCTCAGCGTCGTCTTTATCCCGTCGATCAGCGAGTTGTTGGTCAAGGGCGATGCGGAGGAGACGCGCCAGGTCGTCACCAGCACGCTCAACCTGGTCCTGATCATCGGCCTCGGCATGGTCGTCCTGGGCGTCCTGGCGGCACCGATCCTGGTGCCGCTCGCCGCGCCCGGGTACCTCCGCACGAACCCCTCGGTGCTGACGACGGCGGTGAGCCTGACGCGCGTGATGTTTGTGTCGATGGTCTTCCTGGCGTTGTCCGGATTTGTCACCGGGTTCCTCAACGCGCACCATCGGTTCACCGCGCCGGCGATGGCCCCGTTGGTGTTCAACCTCGTCATCATCGCCTCTGTCCTGGCCCTCGGCACCCGCCGGGGGATCCTGGGTGTGGCGATCAGCTTCCTGGCGGGGTGGGCGGCGCAATTCGCCGTCCAGCTGCCCACCGCGCGGAGGCTGGGGCTCCGCTGGGGGACGACGCTCAACTTGGGGCATCCTGTGCTCCGCGAGATGGGCCGGCTGGCCATCCCGGCGATGCTCGGGCTGGCGGTGATTGAGATCAACTCGAACGTTGCCCGGTTCTTCGCGTCGTTCCTTCCGCCCAAGCCGGGCGTGGACTATGTGGCCGTGCTGGACTACGCCTTCACGATCAACCAGGCGCCCGTCGGCATCTTCGCGATCTCGCTGGCCACGGCCCTGTTCCCGACCATGGCCCGTCGGGCAGGGGGAGGCGCCGCCCTGCTGCGCGAGACGACCTCGCTGGGCCTGCGCGGCATCCTGTTCACGATGATGCCGATGACGGCGGTGATGCTGGCGCTGAGCGGCCCCATCGTCCGCGTCGTCTTCCAGCGCGGAGCGTTCGACCCGAGCGCCACGCACGCGGTGGCCCTCGGGCTCGTGGGGTTTGCGGTGGGGAGCGTCCCCTACGCCGCCTATTACGTGGTGACCCGAACCTTCTACGCCCTGCACGATACCCGGACCCCGGTCCGGATCGGCGTCTACATGATCCTGCTCAACGCGGTCGGGGATGCCGTGCTGATGCGGTGGTTCGGCCATACCGGGATTGCGCTGGCCACGTCGCTCGTGGCGTTTGCGAATGTCGGGAGTCTCCTGGTTGTCCTCAGGCGGCGCCTGGGCGGGGTGGACGGAGCGGCGGTCCTCGGCACGGCCGTCCGGACGGGGGTGGCCGCCGCGGTCCTGGCGGGCGTCGCCCTGGGTACATTACAGGCGGTGGGGCGGGTGGTCGATGTCGGTCGGTTCTCGGGCGCGGCGCTCCAGCTCCTCGCCGCCCTCGCCGTGGGGGGAGCCGCCTACCTGGGGGTGTGCGCGCTGCTCGGCGTACGGGAACTGGCGCTGTTCGGCACGGTGTTTCGGCGAAATCGGGGGGACGCTCCGACCGCGGGATGA
- a CDS encoding 50S ribosomal protein L11 methyltransferase: MRVITGPSAAEAVGEFLWAMGVGGIAEDRPSPGEVRLRCFLPPSRIRSMTLRHLRRRVRGLVRYGLDPGRATVTARVVESGRWVRAWRTSVRPLRLGRLVVAPTWVRLPAGSGKIVVRIDPGMAFGSGAHPSTRLCLRLLLRHFRPRGPAGGTVIDVGTGSGILAIAAARLGASQVAARDVDPVAAEVARANVRTNGVPKAVHVVRGAGVGGGGPVDLVLANIVADVIIPMLPRVRQRLAAGGRFIGSGIVEDRLRAVLDAAAASGLDTVEVLGSGEWRAVVLAPAPHRRRRRGSTG, encoded by the coding sequence GTGCGCGTGATCACCGGCCCGAGCGCGGCCGAAGCGGTCGGGGAATTCTTGTGGGCGATGGGCGTCGGCGGGATCGCCGAGGACCGTCCATCGCCGGGCGAGGTCCGGCTTCGGTGCTTCCTTCCTCCATCGCGGATTCGATCGATGACCTTGCGGCATCTTCGTCGGCGGGTGCGCGGTCTCGTCCGGTACGGCCTCGATCCCGGCCGGGCGACGGTGACCGCGCGGGTGGTCGAATCCGGCCGGTGGGTGCGCGCGTGGCGCACGTCGGTGCGGCCGCTGCGGTTGGGCCGCCTGGTTGTGGCGCCCACCTGGGTGCGGCTGCCGGCGGGATCCGGAAAGATCGTCGTCCGGATCGACCCGGGGATGGCCTTCGGCAGCGGCGCCCATCCCAGCACGCGTCTCTGTCTGCGTCTCCTCCTACGTCATTTCCGCCCTCGGGGTCCCGCGGGGGGCACGGTGATCGATGTCGGCACCGGGTCGGGGATTCTCGCCATCGCCGCCGCTCGGCTCGGCGCCAGCCAGGTGGCGGCCCGAGACGTCGACCCGGTCGCCGCGGAGGTCGCGCGCGCAAACGTCCGGACCAACGGGGTGCCGAAGGCCGTGCACGTGGTCCGAGGGGCCGGCGTCGGCGGCGGCGGTCCCGTCGATCTGGTCCTCGCCAACATCGTCGCGGACGTGATCATCCCGATGCTCCCCAGGGTGCGGCAGCGACTGGCGGCGGGCGGGCGCTTCATCGGGTCCGGGATCGTCGAGGACCGCCTGCGCGCGGTCCTCGACGCCGCGGCGGCTTCGGGCCTGGACACGGTCGAGGTCCTCGGCTCCGGGGAGTGGCGCGCCGTCGTGCTGGCGCCCGCGCCGCACCGGCGGCGACGTCGGGGATCGACGGGCTGA
- a CDS encoding ABC transporter substrate-binding protein, which yields MVKHAWFSRGGTVALATIGFLLAGLLFSPAARQGWAAQSNDTFIWGKSGDADTLDNQVSSNGETSEVTTQIYNLLVRAKAGRTDVEPDLAESWSVSSDGLVWTFKLRKGVTFQDGTPWNAEAAKFNFDRMADPKNPFHTTAKGLDFEYWNDFMADSFKEAKVADPYTLQLVLKQPNAPLLYNLSIIAFDMASPASFKQYGGEGVGQHPVGTGPYKFVEWVRDDHITLEANPTFFRKGLPKTKRVIMRVMKDNAARFLALKANEIQAMELPNTEDVKAAQQDPNLKTGFRPAFDTGWVRFNMNNDIFKDKRIREAVALSINRQAIVQGLYAGYGEVAQQHMPPLMWGRIPNWKGYSYDPTKAKQLLAEAQYPNGFSLDFWYIPVSRPYFPNGKEIGTAIASDLGKIGIRVHLMTEDWAAYLKDRNTNKFPIFMIGWIGDNGDPDDWLGYFFPKHDPNNAYLSYNNPAVFDLINKAKVTVSQAERAKMYAQAEQLIVDDYRDVPIAHAKVPILMRKNVDGLVGQPDANEYMETVSLK from the coding sequence ATGGTCAAGCACGCATGGTTCTCGAGGGGCGGGACGGTAGCCCTGGCGACGATCGGATTTCTGCTCGCGGGGCTCCTCTTCTCTCCGGCGGCCCGCCAGGGATGGGCCGCGCAATCCAACGATACCTTCATCTGGGGGAAGTCCGGGGACGCGGATACCCTGGACAACCAGGTGAGCTCCAACGGGGAGACCTCCGAGGTCACCACGCAGATCTACAACCTGCTGGTCCGGGCAAAGGCCGGACGGACCGACGTTGAGCCCGACCTCGCGGAAAGTTGGTCGGTGTCGTCGGACGGCCTGGTCTGGACGTTCAAGCTGCGCAAGGGCGTCACGTTCCAGGACGGCACCCCCTGGAACGCCGAGGCGGCGAAGTTCAACTTCGACCGGATGGCGGATCCGAAGAACCCCTTTCACACCACCGCCAAGGGACTCGACTTCGAGTACTGGAACGACTTCATGGCCGACTCCTTCAAAGAGGCCAAGGTCGCCGATCCCTACACGCTCCAGCTCGTGCTGAAGCAGCCGAACGCCCCGCTGCTGTACAACCTCTCCATCATCGCGTTCGATATGGCCAGCCCGGCGTCATTCAAGCAGTACGGCGGGGAGGGCGTGGGCCAGCACCCGGTGGGGACGGGCCCCTACAAATTCGTGGAGTGGGTGCGGGACGACCACATCACGCTGGAGGCGAACCCCACCTTCTTCCGGAAGGGGCTGCCCAAGACCAAGCGGGTGATCATGCGGGTGATGAAGGATAACGCCGCCCGCTTCCTCGCCCTCAAGGCCAACGAGATCCAGGCGATGGAGCTGCCGAACACGGAAGACGTCAAGGCGGCGCAGCAGGACCCGAACCTCAAGACGGGCTTCCGGCCGGCGTTCGACACCGGCTGGGTCCGGTTCAACATGAACAACGACATCTTTAAGGACAAGCGGATCCGCGAGGCCGTGGCGCTCTCCATCAACCGCCAGGCGATCGTCCAGGGCCTGTACGCGGGGTACGGCGAGGTGGCCCAGCAGCACATGCCGCCTCTGATGTGGGGCCGAATCCCCAACTGGAAGGGGTACAGCTACGACCCGACCAAGGCTAAACAGCTCCTGGCCGAGGCGCAGTATCCGAACGGGTTCTCGCTCGACTTCTGGTACATCCCGGTGAGCCGTCCCTACTTCCCGAACGGCAAGGAGATCGGCACGGCGATCGCGAGCGACCTCGGCAAGATCGGCATCCGGGTGCACCTGATGACCGAGGACTGGGCCGCGTACCTGAAGGACCGCAACACCAACAAGTTCCCGATCTTCATGATCGGGTGGATCGGCGACAACGGCGATCCAGACGACTGGCTCGGGTACTTCTTCCCCAAGCACGACCCGAACAACGCCTACCTCTCGTACAACAACCCGGCGGTCTTCGACCTGATCAACAAGGCGAAGGTCACCGTCAGCCAGGCGGAGCGGGCGAAGATGTACGCGCAGGCCGAACAGCTGATCGTGGACGACTACCGGGACGTCCCGATCGCGCACGCGAAGGTCCCGATCCTGATGCGCAAGAACGTCGACGGGTTGGTCGGGCAGCCGGACGCGAACGAGTACATGGAGACCGTGTCCCTCAAGTAG
- the thrS gene encoding threonine--tRNA ligase produces MAEVMVKFSDGSARRYPAGTTLAAVARDLGRRDVLAARVDGAARDLATPLGADAVVEWLTFADPGGKEVYWHSTAHLMAQAVRELFPEAKLAIGPPIDDGFYYDFDIGRPFTPEDLGKIEARMRALAERDEAIERVSVKRDEALRAFQSAGEKYKAELLEGIHDDPVSFYRQDGFQDMCRGPHLPSTGRIGAVKLLSTSGAYWRGDEHREMLQRIYGISFPTSQELDAYLARLEEAKQRDHRKLGRELQLFASVEEVGQGLPLWLPRGATVRRVLERYIIDLEESLGYQHVRTPDLASIELYKISGHWDHYRENMYPPMKVDNEELVLRPMNCPHHIMIYKHQQRSYRDLPVRIAELGNMYRYERSGVLSGLARVRGMTLNDAHIFCRPDQLLDEFVAVVRLIQRVYTDLGLRDYWYRLSMRDPADRVKFVQNDAMWDLAEERLREAMRNLGLKFAEARGEASFYGPKLDVQVPNVMGKDETISTVQIDFYLPGRFGLEFIGEDGQPHQPVMIHRGVISTLERMMAFLIETYAGAFPLWLAPEQVRVLPIADRHLAYARRVQEALRARGIRAEVDHSSERTGHKIREAQLMKVPYMLVVGNREEEQGTVAVRSRGTGDEGVQPLQAFGDRLAGEVAAKR; encoded by the coding sequence ATGGCAGAGGTGATGGTGAAGTTTTCGGACGGGTCAGCCCGCCGCTATCCTGCCGGGACGACGCTTGCGGCGGTCGCCCGGGACCTGGGGCGCCGGGACGTGTTGGCCGCCCGCGTGGACGGGGCCGCCCGCGACCTGGCCACCCCCCTCGGGGCGGACGCCGTCGTGGAGTGGCTCACCTTTGCCGACCCGGGGGGCAAGGAAGTTTACTGGCACAGCACGGCCCACCTGATGGCCCAGGCCGTGAGGGAACTGTTCCCCGAAGCCAAGCTCGCGATCGGGCCGCCGATCGACGACGGCTTCTACTACGATTTCGACATCGGGCGGCCGTTCACACCGGAGGACCTGGGGAAGATCGAGGCGCGGATGCGCGCGCTGGCGGAGCGGGACGAGGCGATCGAGCGCGTCTCGGTCAAGCGGGACGAGGCCCTCCGCGCGTTCCAGAGCGCCGGGGAGAAGTACAAGGCGGAGCTGCTCGAGGGGATCCACGACGATCCGGTGAGCTTCTACCGCCAGGACGGGTTCCAGGACATGTGCCGCGGCCCGCACCTCCCGTCGACCGGACGGATCGGGGCGGTCAAGCTCCTCAGCACTTCCGGAGCCTACTGGCGGGGGGACGAGCATCGGGAGATGCTTCAGCGGATCTACGGGATCTCGTTTCCCACCTCGCAGGAGCTCGACGCCTACCTGGCCCGCCTGGAAGAAGCCAAGCAGCGGGATCACCGCAAGCTGGGCCGCGAGCTGCAGCTGTTCGCCTCGGTCGAGGAGGTGGGGCAGGGTCTGCCGCTGTGGCTGCCGCGCGGCGCGACCGTGCGGCGGGTGCTGGAGCGGTACATCATCGACCTTGAGGAGAGCCTCGGCTACCAGCACGTCCGCACCCCGGACCTCGCCAGCATCGAGCTGTACAAGATCAGCGGGCACTGGGACCACTACCGCGAGAACATGTACCCGCCGATGAAGGTGGATAACGAGGAGTTGGTCCTGCGCCCCATGAACTGCCCGCACCACATCATGATCTACAAGCATCAGCAGCGCAGCTATCGCGACCTGCCGGTTCGGATCGCCGAACTCGGCAACATGTACCGCTACGAGCGCTCCGGGGTGCTGTCGGGGTTGGCCCGTGTGCGTGGGATGACGCTCAACGACGCCCATATCTTCTGCCGCCCCGACCAGCTGCTGGACGAATTCGTGGCGGTCGTGCGCCTGATCCAGCGGGTCTACACCGATCTGGGACTGCGGGACTACTGGTACCGGCTGTCCATGCGCGACCCCGCCGACCGCGTGAAGTTCGTCCAGAACGACGCGATGTGGGACCTCGCCGAAGAGCGGCTGCGCGAGGCGATGCGCAACCTCGGACTCAAGTTCGCCGAGGCCAGGGGCGAGGCATCGTTCTACGGACCGAAGTTGGACGTGCAGGTCCCGAACGTGATGGGCAAGGACGAGACGATCTCGACCGTGCAGATCGATTTCTACCTGCCCGGGCGCTTCGGGCTCGAATTCATCGGCGAGGACGGCCAGCCCCACCAACCGGTGATGATACACCGGGGGGTGATCAGTACCTTGGAGCGGATGATGGCGTTCTTGATCGAGACGTACGCGGGGGCGTTTCCGCTCTGGCTCGCGCCGGAGCAGGTCCGCGTGCTGCCGATCGCGGACCGCCACCTCGCCTACGCGCGGCGGGTTCAGGAGGCCCTCCGGGCGAGGGGCATTCGCGCCGAAGTCGACCACAGCAGCGAGCGGACCGGCCACAAGATCCGCGAGGCGCAGCTGATGAAGGTACCGTACATGCTCGTGGTCGGCAATCGGGAGGAAGAGCAGGGGACGGTCGCCGTGCGCAGTCGCGGCACGGGTGACGAAGGGGTCCAGCCCCTGCAGGCGTTCGGGGACCGACTCGCCGGAGAGGTCGCCGCGAAGCGCTAG
- the rpsT gene encoding 30S ribosomal protein S20 — protein sequence MAKRTKSGLKRKRQAIKRTARNQAVHSRIKTLVKHARQASTATAPEVLAAIRQLDAAARKRIIHPNTAARSKSRLIRRLAHQPTTAPA from the coding sequence TTGGCGAAGCGCACGAAGTCCGGCCTGAAGCGAAAGCGTCAAGCGATCAAGCGGACGGCCCGGAATCAGGCGGTGCATTCCAGGATCAAAACGTTGGTGAAGCACGCCCGGCAGGCATCCACCGCCACCGCCCCGGAGGTCCTCGCCGCGATCCGGCAGCTGGACGCCGCGGCCCGGAAGCGGATCATCCACCCGAACACCGCAGCCCGAAGCAAATCGCGGCTGATTCGACGCCTCGCCCACCAGCCCACCACCGCGCCCGCCTAA
- the hrcA gene encoding heat-inducible transcriptional repressor HrcA, whose amino-acid sequence MDGRKRDILKLVIDDYVLTAEPIGSEAVSTRHRLGVSSATVRNEMAALEEMGYLRQPHTSAGRIPTEQAYRVYVDSMIKEEQIPAWERMEIRRTLSSVEPQRTVEQAAHTLASVTEFAAVAASVTTGAQRIRHLSLIPLSPHRAMAVVVTDEGVFEGKTMEFAAPISPDDLDRLSHEISRRVAGMSLNDLTDRKLTDVIGDAARYQRVVDEVARLLRDSLARTPGPVYSDGKANILKQPEFQDVRRAQPVLSALEQRDIVVELLRPGDTGERVRIAIGTENRREEMKECSVITATYFVDDRPAGVVGVIGPTRMRYGKIVSLLTFLADSLGEALQQT is encoded by the coding sequence ATGGACGGCCGAAAGCGCGACATCCTTAAACTGGTCATTGACGATTACGTCCTGACCGCAGAGCCGATCGGCAGCGAGGCGGTGTCCACCCGCCACCGGCTGGGGGTGAGCTCCGCCACGGTGCGAAACGAGATGGCCGCGCTCGAGGAAATGGGGTATCTCCGGCAGCCGCACACGTCGGCCGGCAGGATTCCTACCGAACAGGCGTACCGGGTGTACGTGGATTCGATGATCAAGGAGGAGCAGATCCCCGCCTGGGAGCGCATGGAGATCCGCCGTACCCTCTCAAGCGTCGAGCCCCAGCGCACCGTCGAGCAGGCCGCGCATACCCTGGCCTCGGTGACCGAATTCGCCGCGGTGGCGGCGTCGGTGACCACCGGGGCGCAGCGGATCCGGCATCTGAGCCTGATCCCCCTCTCGCCCCATCGCGCCATGGCCGTGGTGGTCACCGATGAGGGGGTGTTCGAGGGGAAGACGATGGAGTTCGCCGCGCCGATCTCGCCCGACGATCTTGACCGCCTCTCCCACGAGATCTCCCGCCGGGTCGCCGGCATGTCGCTGAACGACCTCACCGATCGGAAGCTCACCGACGTGATCGGGGACGCGGCGCGCTACCAGCGGGTCGTCGATGAGGTGGCCCGGCTCCTGCGCGACTCTCTGGCGCGGACGCCGGGTCCCGTCTACTCCGATGGGAAGGCGAACATCCTGAAGCAGCCGGAGTTCCAGGATGTCCGACGCGCTCAGCCGGTGCTCTCCGCGCTCGAGCAGAGAGACATCGTGGTGGAGCTGCTCCGCCCGGGAGATACGGGGGAACGGGTGCGGATCGCGATCGGGACCGAGAACAGGCGGGAAGAAATGAAGGAATGCAGCGTGATTACCGCGACCTACTTCGTCGATGACCGCCCGGCGGGCGTGGTCGGCGTCATCGGCCCGACGCGGATGCGATACGGGAAGATCGTCAGCTTGCTGACGTTCCTGGCCGATAGCCTCGGCGAAGCCCTCCAGCAGACGTAA